The following coding sequences are from one Aliarcobacter skirrowii CCUG 10374 window:
- a CDS encoding response regulator transcription factor produces the protein MIKIAMIEDDLELANVLSSYLKQFNIQVVNFEEPFLALSSLKLEKFDLIILDLTLPGMDGLDVCKELVNKFDIPIIISSARSDITDKVTALKLGADDYLPKPYDPRELEVRIRTILRRFNKSIQIDEPNIKKTFLLNEEKKEITKDGEYIKLTAAEFEILSLFIKREGFIVSRDDIFENSDVLNSDYESSGSLAVIINRIRHKIESNPKEPKYLQTIRGMGYKFIQ, from the coding sequence ATGATAAAAATTGCAATGATAGAGGATGATTTAGAGTTAGCAAATGTTTTAAGTAGCTATTTAAAGCAGTTTAATATTCAAGTAGTAAATTTTGAAGAGCCATTTTTGGCTCTTTCTAGTTTAAAACTAGAAAAATTTGATTTGATAATTTTAGATTTAACACTTCCTGGTATGGATGGATTAGATGTTTGCAAAGAGCTTGTTAATAAATTTGATATACCAATTATAATTTCAAGTGCAAGAAGTGATATTACAGATAAGGTTACTGCTTTAAAATTAGGAGCTGATGACTATTTACCAAAACCTTATGATCCAAGAGAGTTAGAGGTTCGTATTAGAACAATTTTGCGAAGATTTAATAAATCAATACAAATAGATGAACCAAATATCAAAAAAACATTTCTTTTAAATGAGGAGAAAAAAGAGATTACAAAAGATGGTGAGTATATTAAATTAACAGCTGCTGAGTTTGAAATATTAAGTCTGTTTATAAAAAGAGAGGGTTTTATAGTAAGCCGTGATGATATTTTTGAAAACTCAGATGTTTTAAATAGTGATTATGAAAGTAGTGGTTCACTTGCAGTTATAATAAATAGAATTAGACATAAAATAGAAAGCAATCCAAAAGAGCCAAAATATCTTCAAACTATTAGAGGAATGGGGTATAAATTTATACAATGA
- a CDS encoding Spy/CpxP family protein refolding chaperone: protein MRKIVSSLALASILVSGLYAQQGGANCDFRKDSQNCPINKKDGKKMSKQQSGILGIFYELNLTKDQKTKIDEIIKDSKKNQEFPCDAFSKDSFDKEKFIKIMKDKREKNQELHANIIEKAYKVLDSKQKEQLRTLLDLRKEKMKQRFED, encoded by the coding sequence ATGAGAAAAATCGTATCAAGTTTAGCTTTAGCTTCAATTTTGGTAAGTGGGCTTTATGCACAACAAGGTGGAGCAAATTGTGATTTTAGAAAAGATAGTCAAAACTGTCCAATAAATAAAAAAGATGGTAAAAAAATGTCAAAACAACAAAGTGGTATTTTGGGAATCTTTTATGAGTTAAATTTAACAAAAGATCAAAAAACAAAGATTGATGAAATTATAAAAGATAGCAAAAAAAATCAAGAGTTTCCTTGTGATGCTTTTTCAAAAGATAGTTTTGATAAAGAGAAATTTATTAAAATTATGAAAGATAAAAGAGAGAAAAATCAAGAGTTACATGCCAATATAATAGAGAAAGCTTATAAAGTTTTAGATTCAAAACAAAAAGAGCAGTTAAGAACTTTGCTTGATTTAAGAAAAGAGAAAATGAAACAAAGATTTGAAGATTAA
- a CDS encoding cache domain-containing protein, translating to MKLSYIKIFEPFDWHIGTGEYLDEQKDLEEIVWF from the coding sequence ATGAAACTATCATATATTAAAATTTTTGAACCTTTTGATTGGCATATTGGTACAGGAGAGTATTTAGATGAGCAAAAAGATCTGGAAGAAATCGTGTGGTTTTAA